The window TAAAGTTCAGCGGAGCTAAGGATTTTACCTTGTGAGTCACAACCGCCAGCTAAAATGGCGATTTCCCCAAGGCTTGCTGAACCAAACAAACATCGTGGCGCATTCATCTGCATCCCCGTTGACCATGTATTTGTCAGTAAGCTGTAGCGATAAATGACATGGGCCAACACCTCCTTTCCGAACACAAGAAGCTCCGTACCAACTGCCAGTGATTCCTTGTCAGAGAACACGAAACATTCATTGGGAGTCATTCTCGGCAGATGCATCCAGCGTAGCCTAGCAGGGTCAAAGGCTTCCCACTCAAGCAGCTGGCAGGAGAAATACACCCAATGCTCCACCACACCAATTCGTCGCCGCGCTGTATAAAGTTCACCGCTCCTAATTAATGAGCGGAAGTTACGGTTCAAAGATGCTATGGCGCCATAATCTGACCTAGAGCAATGAATGAGAGAATTGATGGAATTGTCACGGTCAATGGCAGGAAAAAGCGTGCTCCTATCAGTATTATCCCCAGCATGATCCTGATTGTCAGCATGCTCATCAGGGGAGGCTGAAGAACTCCCCAAGGATAGAGTCACTCCTACTAGGTTGGAACCATCGGACTGCTTTTGCAACTTGCATTTCACATTTTCGCCCTCCTGGTCATCTTCCAATGGCCTTTTGCCATTCTGGACTTCAATCCTATCAAGTCGATAACTCATGCAAGCCGTCCAGTTACTTTCTGTCCGACAATCCCTTGTAACCACACAGGACCGTTCTTCTAACATGTCTTCCAGATTCAACCCTAAAATAAACACCAGTTCCACCGCCTTCCTCTGATCTGGATCCTAAACCCTGTGCTCTTCCTGACAAGACCAATATACATTGAACAAAATTAGTAAGGACTAAAGAAAAACTCCTCCCACAATGAGAAAGGATCATCAAAATCCATACATTCATGCTAAATCAAGAAAACCACAAGGAGAAAGAATCATCACATTCATGCTAAATCGAGAAAACCACAAAGAGAAAAAGTCATTAAAACTCATACATTCATGCTAAATCAGGAAAACCACCAGGAGAAAGAACGATCAAAACTCATACATTCATGCTAAATCAAGAAAACCACAAGGAAAAAGAATCATCAAAACTCATACATTCATGCTAAAATCGGGAAAACCACAAGGAGAAAGAATCAGTGCATTCATGCTAAATCGATAAAACCACAAAGAGAAAAAGTCATTAAAACTCATACATTCATGCTACACCAAGAAAACCAAAAAGAGAAAGAATCATCAAAACTCATACATTCAGGTTAAATCAAGAAACCACAGATAAAGAAATTCTCAATCACCAAAACACAGAAACAGAATTTTTTTCTCTAGCAGTATATCATTCAACATCAGTTTTGATCGTTAATTAAAGCAAAATCCCAGTAACACTCAATGCCTTTTTACAGATAAAGACAATTCTGATAAACACAAATGAAGGGATttttaagtaaataaaagaataaaaacctcaAACATCTACGAACCCCCAATGATTCAAGCAAAAAAGAAAACTAACAAACATCTATGAACCCCCAATGATTCAAGCAAAAGGAAACTAACAAACATTTATGAACCCTCATTGATTCAAGCAAAAGAAAAAACCACCAAAAATCTATAAACCCTCATTGATTCAAGCAAAAGGAAACTAACAAACATCTATGAATCCTGATTgatttaagcaaaaaaaaaacaccaaaaatctATAAACCCTCATTGATTcaagcaaaaaagaaaaacatgattCAAGCAAGAAAAACCACTAAATATCTATGAACCCTCATTGATTCAAGCCAAAAAGAAAAACACCAAACATCTATGAACTCACATtgaatcaatttattttttttaaaaaaaaatcaagaatccaGATCAATTGAACTCCTTAACAAAAGATTCAACATTCAATCCCCCAGATCCTTGAAAGACAATCAAATGACAAAAACTCCCATTAACCAAAAAACTCATAAAAACAtcctaaaaatcaaaactttatatCAAATTAACATgcaagaatcattaaaaattcaaactttacaacctcaaaatcaagaactaataaaaacaccctaaaaatcaaaactttaaatcaaataaaCATGCAAGAATCATTACAGACTAAAACTTTACAACCCCAAAATCAACAACTCAAAAAAAACACcctcaaaatcaaaactttaaatcAATTAAACATGCAAGAAtcaataaagattcaaactttacaAACCCCAGATCTCCAAAATTCAGATCAAACAACACCCTTTAGCTCAAATTCACCAAACATCAATCAATCAAGAACCAAAACTTCAATCTTACATTGTTACCAAACTTCTAAAAACACTTCAaacaattaacaaaaaaaaaaaaaaaaaaagacactaCAACTAATAGCAAAAGAAGACTTACAAATTGGATAAGAGGTGAAAGAAGATAGGAGCTTTGATTGAAATGGAACTTATAAAAGAACTATTTTCCCttctatatatagagagaaaaaattccaaaactctatACCACTATGGCTTTCTTTAGTTTTCCTATCTATCTATATAGtcccttgttttttttttcttttctcttgttcTTTCTGTTTTTCTGTTTGTACTTAGTATAAGGGCAGTtacttgtttttgtttttttgaaaaaaaaaaaaaaaatgggcaAGAAGAAGAACAAGGTACAGGGTGGGGTGGTTTGAGTGGGGGGGTGGGGTGTTCAACTAAGAAAAAGCCTTTGGATTCTCTCTGAAAATCAAAGGTTTTGGGCATAACACAATACCTTTATCTCACTACTATGTACTTGTTGTtctcatttctctctctcttattaccaaaactattttattttcaactacTTAAATAGATTTTCTAGaattacaaaaaaacaaaaaaatatagtaagcaaataaattaataaaataaataaataaacaaacaaacagcTGGATATATGTGTATAATTGTTGTATgtgtatatgaattttttttattcttttattattattaattaattttttagagaaaaatacaagagagaaagagaaagacaAAGAGAAAGGTGGGAAGAAAGGAAGGATAAGCGTGGATGAGGAAGATTGTGGGTCCCATTTTTACAGCTTAGTTGAGGTTCTCTTCTTCACTTCTActtcttaatttaaaaaataataaaaatataaatgcaaaaaacataaaaaaaaatgtgaaGCGAAGAAACAAAAGTAGTAATTACTACTTATTATTTTTGGTTAAGTTGGATTTGTGGTGGTGATGTATAAATAAAGTAGGTTTAACTAGATGGTAGTTTTAAGTGTATATGCCCATAGATAATTTGGTGTAtaaaattgattatgtttgatcacagaatagagagaaaatattttttacgtgacatatgtaaaataatttgaaaatgatctaaattacaaaataatgatatgacttaattattttataatatgacCTAATTATTTTACGgttatgaaaagaaatatataatcaaaatatgtttatctaTATATGGTACGTAGTTTAACGAAGACCATTGATAATTCAAATCTAAATAACTTAAAACGAATCTAAATTACTAAATAATGACATGAATTAACTATGATTAACTTGTATATATAAGCAAAATTCGAATGTTTATGTCCATAGATAATTcagtatatataattaattatgttgattaatagagaaaaatttatactttttacGTGATGTATGTATAATAATTCAGTAGATAAAACTAGCCAAGTTGGATTGTTAGATTAGCGAAATAGTACACATGTTTATACTCTTTACATGATATATGTAAAATAACTTAAAAGGAATCCAATTTACTAATTAATGAAatgaataaatttaaatagattGACTTAGATAGTAATCGTTTATTTAACTCATATCATATGTTAAACTTGAGATTGATGTGTAATTGCATCATAATCTagaaatattgataaattttaatttttttctataaataaaaagcGAATAAAGCATTAAATGAATCAGACTAAACGTAAAATAAAGAAGGTAATTTTTTACGTAAACATgtgtaaaaatacaagttaattaagagaaaatcatcataatgtaggttcattttatttttcagctGAATCAATCTTGATATACATCCAACATAACTTGCTGGAAATTCGTATTTAATTGATTgtctttttgaaatatattttttcaaatatttatgatCCATTTTCTATTTGATTTTATGAGTTTTGTTGATAACGA of the Capsicum annuum cultivar UCD-10X-F1 chromosome 11, UCD10Xv1.1, whole genome shotgun sequence genome contains:
- the LOC107847499 gene encoding F-box/kelch-repeat protein SKIP11 gives rise to the protein MLEERSCVVTRDCRTESNWTACMSYRLDRIEVQNGKRPLEDDQEGENVKCKLQKQSDGSNLVGVTLSLGSSSASPDEHADNQDHAGDNTDRSTLFPAIDRDNSINSLIHCSRSDYGAIASLNRNFRSLIRSGELYTARRRIGVVEHWVYFSCQLLEWEAFDPARLRWMHLPRMTPNECFVFSDKESLAVGTELLVFGKEVLAHVIYRYSLLTNTWSTGMQMNAPRCLFGSASLGEIAILAGGCDSQGKILSSAELYNSETGTWKTLRSMNKPRKMCSGVFMDGKFYVIGGIGGADSKLLTCAEEYDLATGTWTEIPNMSPVRPNLRNDMPATSEAPPLVAVVNNQLYAADYAEMAVRKYEKHSKTWVTIGGLPERVASMNGWGLAFRACGDRLIVVGGPRVMGQGFIEVNSWVPSEGPPEWNLLGQKQSGSFVYNCAVMGC